A window of Psychrobium sp. MM17-31 genomic DNA:
AGGGCGACTAACTACTTTGTTGTCGCCCTTGGTTAATAACATACTGCATATAAATAACGTGAAGAATTGACGTTATAAACGGATTCAACCACATCCTCTCACCGCGTTTTGTTGCCGTAATTCGATTAATCCGGTTGCGCACCATAATTATCCAAGTGACATCAAATAGCGTTGAAATTGCATGGATAACAATAGTCAACTCAATAGCTTCGGGGCTATTCAGATTCATAAAAACATGAATCAAACTAGCGAACGAAACTCCAAAGAGAAATATCGCTGTGGCAATAAACCAGCTCGGAATTTTATATTCGGTATATCGATTAATACGTTGAGAATACTGATATAGCTTTACAATCAAATAAATGCCAACAGTAAGAATACACAGTACTAAGACCTTAGCAACAGACTCGTATTCAAAAATATCGGCCACTTTATTTTGCACTATAGTTTCCATAAATAATTCAATCTATCCAAATGAATCTCATAACCAATCACCATCTGAGCACAATAATTCTTTTAGTCGATTACTCTTGGTGGAAGATAAATCGTAAATTCATTGAGCGGCTCTATCAACACGCAGTATGGTTTTTGTTGCTCCTCTTTTGTAACAATATTTAAGTCAGTTAATAGCTTAAACTGAGCTGATACTAAACGCGCAGGGTTAACTGCCAACTCTTTATGCCACACACTATAGGTTCCTAATTTACCGTCTCGACGATAATAAAAACCCGTCAATGGATGCGTTAGATAAACCAACATCGATTCCTTGTTAGGAAATCCTGAATATTCAAATTGGTCGTCGATAGACTGTTTTAATTCCACCTCTGCGGCAGCCCATTCAGACTGTGTTTGCATGCAATATCTGTCATACAAGCCAGTGCTGTTATTCAATGAACAATCAAAATGCACTTTGCCTGCATGCCATGGCAGATTCCACAAATAGCGTGGCACAGCCAGCGTCCAAGAATCGAGTGTCGTGCCAATAAACCACACACACCGCTCTCCAGTCTGCTTATCAATGATATACACGCGATAGTTTGTCTGCCCCATCGTGAATTTGGGAAACGGAAACACCGCTGAAGTGAAATCGACATCAATAAAAGGAACTACTGAAATAAGCCCGAGGGACTGTCCATTTGCTTCTATCGTATCCAATTCAAATCGGTCAGGAAACATGCCATTAAAGCGCTCAGCAGGCACCCCGTAGGTGATAATCGCGAAGTGCTTTAAGCCACACAAAACATCTATACCACTCGGCTTTAGGCGCGGCGTTAAATAATCGTTAAACTCTCTGGACTCTTGCATCTAAAACTCCATCTAACTAAATCCTAAATAAATCAATACCACGCCACCAAACACAGCAACAAAGCCTAACGGCCTAAAATACGGGCCAATCTTCGTGGTTAGTGCTGCAAACTTCTTGTGATTATTGCTGCCAATGACCAGTAAAAATACGCTGACAAAACAAAGCACTGCGCCGATTACTTTTACTGTTAACGGATAGGACGTTTGTTCTGCAAATAGAATCAATAAAACACCTACAGTTAAACGACTGACAATTTCAAAGGCGTGAAACCACGGTTTTTCACTAAAGGCAGTAATGCCTTTTGCGAATGCGAGTGGTTTTGCAATCATCAAACAGCCGAAGAGACACATGCCTATTCCGAATAGAGTGAGGATTATCATTAGTGAGCAGCCGTTTTCTGGTTAGCCTTATTGCGCAATAAAATCACACTAAAAGCAATTAATGGCAGATTTGTGGTGACTGGGTTAAAAGCCTCAATTAACAATTGCGGCTGTAAAGTCGCCACAAAAAGAAGTAACGCTAACATGCCGATAATGTTAAGAACATTGAGGATCTTATTGGTATAAAAGACGAAGAAGACTATTCCGAAAAGTATCTCACTTACCCCAGCAAAACGAGTCACCCAGTCCGACATCTCAGTTGATAGACCCAAACTTGCAGTCATCAGTCTTTCTAAAGGTGCAATATGTATTAATTTGGGAAACAAACCGTGGTAAATCCACGAGAAGGCAATAACATAGCGAGCGATTTGTTGTGCGTTCAAGGCACTTCCTTTTTCTATTCTGATTTACAACACGAGTAAAACTTGAGTGACACTTGCTGTACCTGCTAATCCTTTTATCATCTCTCAAAGGCAAAGTACAAATATTCATATTCATATTTATTGAGATACGCATTGATTCAGAAGTGCTATGAGCTAGGCTCACACACATACCCAACTTCAAACTCAGTCGCAGAAGCGCAGTGGACGAAATCTTCGTTATTGTCTTTACCAACAAACGTCTTAGTCTCTCCCTGAGCTAGCTTGAAGTCTTCTAAATCAATAGTAATACAGGTTTCCCTACCAGCATCTAGAAAACAACGTCGAGAAGCGACTTTAAAATAACAAACTCCAGAATCACTTTCTTTACAGTCGATAACAGTCGATTCGTTTTTAATAGCCGTGATAACGGTCATTTTAACGCCGTCTTCAATGGTAGTATTTGTATGATGAGCATAGCGCGTTGAAAAATCACAGCCAGCAAGCAGAATCACGCCGAAAATTAAGGTTAAGAGAGTTAGTCGCATAGATACATCCTTGTATATTGAAAGTTTTGACACCATAGATTTATAGTCTAAAAAGTCCTAGGTTGATACTTTATTTGTGCTGATGACGAATTGAGAAACTTTTGGGTATCTATTGTTTTTTTGTCCTTTTGAATGACTTGTTATGCAGACTTTTGCCAAACGCTCTCAAACTCTTCTCTTGATATTTCTCGCGAATCTGACAAGCCTAGATCTTTAATGTTTCCATCATATAACCAACACTCTTCAACTGAATCATTTCTAGATGAAAACCACTTACCATCATATTGTTCAACCTGCCTGAGCGCATGTCCCTCATCAGCAAACTCTGTCCAAATAGTTCCTTCGTCTAAGTATGATTCAGACACTCCTATCCAATATTGCACTGAATTTCCTTATCTGCATAACGCCCCAAGCAGGGGCAACGTTTAAGCTGGTTAAAATTAGGAGCGAAGCGACGGGAGCCAGCTTAAATTGTCCCGTTGGCTAGGCTTGTTAGGTGTTACCTACTCTAGACCACTGAATTTCATTTATTCCGTCGGTTTCTTCTAAGATATCACGAACGGCATCCAATAAAGGCTTTGTTAATTCTAAAGGAGCTTTGTTTCTTCCGAAAAAACCTCTAGCGTATGGTTCAAGAAAGCACTGCCACTCAGTCTGCGAACCTTCAACGTTGCCACAACATAACCTATATTCATTGTCACCTAAAAAATGTTCGATATACCAACCCCAATCTTCACTTTCAGGGTATGAAGTTACAATCCCCTTAGACGATAACTTTTTACTAATCCAAAACGCTAACTCAGCACCATAAACTTCAGGATTCACCTGCAATTCATCTGGTAAAAACGGTTTGAATAGCTCGGATTTAAAACTTACAGACGTATCCATACGTAACACCTAACGCTCCAATAATGGGCTAAAACTTGTTGGCTATAATGACTGAGGCACGAAGGAAAGCCAACGAGTTTTTGTCCCAGTGACCGAAGGGAACGAATTCATTGGCTTGTTATATTCTCAATCACTCAAAGCCATTTTGATTGCTTTATCTAAACGGTCTTCGTCATCTGCTAGATGTTGATAATCAGCGTAAGGCAATTGGCCATCATTGAATTGTTTTTCGAAGAAAATCTTCAAGCGCCATTCATCCGGCTCATCTTCACCGAAATCAAAGTCGATTCCACCGACCTCAGGGGTTTTAAAAACATCTATACCTACACCATGTGTACGATAAAACCAGTTTGTCCCTGGAATTTGATTTCTTCCTCGATATTTTTGACCCAAAATATCTTTTGCATCATCCAGTTTATAAGAATGAACCAATACTTCTTTTACCCACGCCATAACTCCATGCCACAAAGGGATTAAGTTTTTAATTAACTCTTCGTCTTTCACCAAATTTCCCTGAGAATATAGCAGTATATTATCCAGCACGCTTAATAATACCGGACAATTAATTTTAAAACAGACACAAACATTAGTAATAAATACAATATTTGTCAATGAGTTAGGAAATGCAAACACATGGACATTCATTGGAATGCTTTGGGGAAAGCGTGCATTGCGTCATACATTGCACACCTATGCAATGTATGACGCACAGCTATAATATTTATCATTTAGTAATCAATTGTTTATAAATTCTATAGTGTAGAAAGCGTGCAACATCATGCACGCTTTCCACACAACATTTAATATTTTTCATAGAACTTATTATAACTGTACAGATAAACAGCGTTAAGCTGTGACGGTTCCGATCATTATTTCACTTAAATCTAATACCGCTCTTGAACGTCCTTGGGCATTGACTGAATTTGAAAATCCACCATTGCTTTGAAGCTTGTTAGTAAGCCTTCAAACTTGTCGCCTTCGACGACGGTTAACACCGCGTGAATCGCTTCTAGGGTCGATAAACTATCAGCGCGGGAAGATTTGCGGATACGGTAATCGCTTTCGTTAACCGCGTCGATACCAATAGCTGGTAAGTCAGATAGAAATGGATTAAGTTGGAGGGTTTTGAATGCCTTTTTCCAGCTGCCGTCGATCACCACTAGTTGGTAATCACTTAGCTTTAATGCATGATTTTCAAAGATTTGTTGCGCGAGTTGTTGCGGTAAAATGGCGTCTTCTTGAGGGTATAACAACAAGCTCTTTTTAGCTGCTAGTTTAGTGAGTAATTCGTCGTTATCCGTAAAGTCTTCTCCGACAAAAACATCGATATTATTTAGGGATAACTCGACGATTTTCGCGGTGCCTTTCGCGTGCTTCACTTCGCTGGTGTGTTGTAAAATTATCACAGGTAGCTCATTGTCAATCAGGCTAATGGTGTGACAAAAACAAGCGGCTAAGGCTCTGTTACATTGTGGGCAGCGGGCTCTTTTACTCATGATGATTTTTCTAGTGTTAAAAACGCCGTTATTGTATCACCAATCGCATCGGGCACATGGTTACATTGCTACCGATTTGTGTAACACTGCCCACAACCTTGTGATTTGTTATTATTTTTCCAATGAAGTACTTTTACGTACCATCTAAATATCTACTAATGCCACTTGCGCTAATTTTAATTAGCAGCTGTTTATATATACTACAGCCTGTTTCATTACCATTGTTTGAGTTTAGCCGTATTGCCATCGAAAATGGAGAGTTATGGAGACTCTTTAGTGGCAATTTGATGCATTCTAATATTTGGCACTTATTGATGAATCTAGGAGGGTTATTTCTCGCAACAGTCCTTACTGGGCACCTATATTCCAAAAAGCACTTTTTATTGTTTACATGTGTTAGCTTTAGCTTAGTAGGGTTATTTGTATATTTTTTTAGCCCCAGTACCAAATTTTATGTTGGTCTTTCTGGTTATTTACACGGCTTTTTTATTTACGGCGCATTATTAGGAATTTTAAAATCATATAAGTTGAAACTGCTTCATGATAAGTACTTTCCATTGGCTACTGCAAAAAATAGTGCACAATTTAAAATCCCCCAAAAGTGGTTGAGTAAAATTGATTTTGACAGAAACACATATCTTTTTTTATTGCTAGGATTAATTGGAAAGATAGGCTACGAACAAATATTTGGTGCCAGTGAACAGCTAAGCCAGATGATTAACATAAAAATAGCAACCGATGCCCACCTTTATGGCGGTGCAACGGCCGTTCTACAATTTGTATTACTTCTTTGTTACCTTCGAATTAGACGCTAACGCGCCAACACAATTTCGTTGAGTTTTTCAATTTCATCACGCAATTTAGCGGCTTCTTCAAACTCAAGATTACGTGCGTGTTCATACATTTGATGCTCGATATCGGCGATTTGTTTTTCGATGTCTTTGTTGGACATCGCTTGGTAAGTCGCTTTTTCTTCCGCCACTTGATCCAAGCTTTCTTCATCACCCACATCCAGATAATCGGCGATTTTCTTATTGAGGCCTTTCGGCACTATGCCGTGCTCTTCATTAAAAGCCTCTTGAATGGCGCGACGTTCAATAGTCGCATCCATCGCCTTTTTCATCGATTTAGTAATGGTATCGCCATATAAAATAGCTTTACCATTGAGGTTACGCGCAGCGCGGCCAATCGTTTGAATCAGTGAACGCTCAGAGCGTAAGAAGCCTTCTTTATCGGCATCGAGAATAGCCACCAACGACACCTCAGGGATATCCAAACCCTCGCGTAACAAGTTAATTCCGATTAATACGTCAAACTTACCAATACGCAAATCGCGAATAATCTCGATGCGCTCAACAGTATCAATATCTGAGTGAAGATAGCGGGCTTTTACGCCGTGCTCATCCAGATATTCCGATAAATCTTCCGCCATTCGTTTAGTTAGCGTGGTCGCCAAGATACGTTCGCCTTTGGCAGTGCGTGCAACAATCTCACTGTAGAGATCATCAACCTGTGTCGCTACTGGGCGCACTTCAATCACAGGATCAAGTAAACCAGTTGGTCTCACGACTTGGCGGGCAATTTCATTACCAGATTTTTCTAATTCGTAATCCGCTGGTGTTGCCGATACGTAGATCGCTTGCGGACAAATTGCCTCAAACTCTTCAAATTTAAGCGGACGATTATCAAGCGCCGATGGCAAACGGAAGCCATATTGAACAAGGTTTTCTTTACGTGAACGGTCACCTTTATACATCGCGCCTATCTGCGGCACGGTTACATGCGACTCGTCGAGAATGATCAAACCATCGCTTGGCAGATAGTCAATCAGCGTCGGTGGCGCTTCGCCAGGCTGACGGCCAGAGAGATAACGCGAGTAGTTTTCAACCCCTGAGCAGTAGCCCAGCTCTAACATCATTTCAACGTCGTAGCCGACGCGCTCACTAATACGCTGCTCTTCGATAAGCTTGCCGAGAGATTGCAGCTGTACCTTGCGCTCTCGCAGCTCTTCTTTGATTTTATCAACCGCGCCTAAAATAGTTTCACGAGGAGTCACATAGTGAGTTTTCGGGTAGATAGTAAAGCGAGTAACCTGACGCTCCATTGCACCAGTTAGCGGATCGAATAAGGTAATTCGCTCAACTTCATCGTCGAACATCTCAACACGCACCGCGAACTTTTCAGAGTCAGCTGGGAAAATATCAAGTACTTCACCGCGCACACGGAAGGTACCGCGGGCAAACTCCATATCGTTGCGCTTATATTGCAGCTCGGCCAAACGGCGTAAAATGGCGCGCTGCTCCATGATGTCCCCTTGACGGAAATGCAGTAGCATTTTCATGTAGGAATCAGGATCACCAAGACCGTAAATCGCCGATACAGACGCAATCAACACAACGTCTTTACGCTCAATTAGTGCTTTAGTGGCTGATAGTCGCATTTGCTCGATATGAGCATTAACAGCAGCATCTTTCTCAATAAAGGTATCTGTCGAAGGCACATACGCTTCTGGCTGATAGTAGTCATAGTAAGATACGAAATATTCAACGGCGTTATGCGGAAAGAATTCTTTCATCTCGGCATAAAGCTGCGCCGCTAGAGTTTTGTTTGGCGCAAGAATTAAAGTCGGTCGCCCCATCTTGGCAATTACATTGGCCATGGTGTAAGTTTTACCCGAACCAGTTACACCCAGTAATGTTTGGTGTGCGAGCCCAGCTTCAATACCTTCACATAATTGTTCAATGGCTTTTGGTTGGTCACCTGCCGGTTGGTAATCACTGACTAATGAAAACGTCATTGGTGTTATTCCGCCGTTTATTCTTTTGAAGTTTCTTGATCGGTATCGTGACAGTCATTACGTTCGTCACAATCACCCAACAATTCCTTGAGGTTTTTACGCATTAATAGCAAGGCAATAATACCAGTTAACACACCCGATAAACCAACACCAATAATCAAACCACGAATGTCATCGATGTAACCGCCTAAATAAGCTAATGGCAGCATTAATACGAATAGACGAATAATGTTGAGCCCCACCGACGCCATTGGTTTGTGCAGCGCATTAAGGGATGAGTTGGTTAAGATAGTGATACCACCAAAGCCGTGAGAGATTGGAATGATCATTAAGTATAAAATGATAATCTCCACTACAGATTTATC
This region includes:
- a CDS encoding DUF2071 domain-containing protein gives rise to the protein MQESREFNDYLTPRLKPSGIDVLCGLKHFAIITYGVPAERFNGMFPDRFELDTIEANGQSLGLISVVPFIDVDFTSAVFPFPKFTMGQTNYRVYIIDKQTGERCVWFIGTTLDSWTLAVPRYLWNLPWHAGKVHFDCSLNNSTGLYDRYCMQTQSEWAAAEVELKQSIDDQFEYSGFPNKESMLVYLTHPLTGFYYRRDGKLGTYSVWHKELAVNPARLVSAQFKLLTDLNIVTKEEQQKPYCVLIEPLNEFTIYLPPRVID
- a CDS encoding DoxX-like family protein, with translation MNAQQIARYVIAFSWIYHGLFPKLIHIAPLERLMTASLGLSTEMSDWVTRFAGVSEILFGIVFFVFYTNKILNVLNIIGMLALLLFVATLQPQLLIEAFNPVTTNLPLIAFSVILLRNKANQKTAAH
- a CDS encoding tRNA-uridine aminocarboxypropyltransferase; protein product: MSKRARCPQCNRALAACFCHTISLIDNELPVIILQHTSEVKHAKGTAKIVELSLNNIDVFVGEDFTDNDELLTKLAAKKSLLLYPQEDAILPQQLAQQIFENHALKLSDYQLVVIDGSWKKAFKTLQLNPFLSDLPAIGIDAVNESDYRIRKSSRADSLSTLEAIHAVLTVVEGDKFEGLLTSFKAMVDFQIQSMPKDVQERY
- the rrtA gene encoding rhombosortase, with amino-acid sequence MPLALILISSCLYILQPVSLPLFEFSRIAIENGELWRLFSGNLMHSNIWHLLMNLGGLFLATVLTGHLYSKKHFLLFTCVSFSLVGLFVYFFSPSTKFYVGLSGYLHGFFIYGALLGILKSYKLKLLHDKYFPLATAKNSAQFKIPQKWLSKIDFDRNTYLFLLLGLIGKIGYEQIFGASEQLSQMINIKIATDAHLYGGATAVLQFVLLLCYLRIRR
- the uvrB gene encoding excinuclease ABC subunit UvrB; the protein is MTFSLVSDYQPAGDQPKAIEQLCEGIEAGLAHQTLLGVTGSGKTYTMANVIAKMGRPTLILAPNKTLAAQLYAEMKEFFPHNAVEYFVSYYDYYQPEAYVPSTDTFIEKDAAVNAHIEQMRLSATKALIERKDVVLIASVSAIYGLGDPDSYMKMLLHFRQGDIMEQRAILRRLAELQYKRNDMEFARGTFRVRGEVLDIFPADSEKFAVRVEMFDDEVERITLFDPLTGAMERQVTRFTIYPKTHYVTPRETILGAVDKIKEELRERKVQLQSLGKLIEEQRISERVGYDVEMMLELGYCSGVENYSRYLSGRQPGEAPPTLIDYLPSDGLIILDESHVTVPQIGAMYKGDRSRKENLVQYGFRLPSALDNRPLKFEEFEAICPQAIYVSATPADYELEKSGNEIARQVVRPTGLLDPVIEVRPVATQVDDLYSEIVARTAKGERILATTLTKRMAEDLSEYLDEHGVKARYLHSDIDTVERIEIIRDLRIGKFDVLIGINLLREGLDIPEVSLVAILDADKEGFLRSERSLIQTIGRAARNLNGKAILYGDTITKSMKKAMDATIERRAIQEAFNEEHGIVPKGLNKKIADYLDVGDEESLDQVAEEKATYQAMSNKDIEKQIADIEHQMYEHARNLEFEEAAKLRDEIEKLNEIVLAR